In the Topomyia yanbarensis strain Yona2022 chromosome 3, ASM3024719v1, whole genome shotgun sequence genome, one interval contains:
- the LOC131692463 gene encoding small nuclear ribonucleoprotein Sm D1 produces MKLVRFLMKLSHETVTIELKNGTQVHGTITGVDVAMNTHLKAVKMTIKNRDPVQLDSLSIRGNNIRYYILPDSLPLETLLIDDAPKTRAKKREANRGGQRGRGRGTRGGGRGGGPRGGRGGGPRGRGRR; encoded by the exons ATGAAATTAGTGAG GTTTCTTATGAAGCTGAGTCACGAGACGGTAACGATTGAGCTGAAAAATGGCACCCAGGTGCATGGAACCATCACCGGTGTGGATGTGGCAATGAACACCCACCTAAAGGCAGTCAAAATGACCATCAAGAACCGCGATCCAGTTCAGCTTGATTCGCTCAGTATTCGAGGAAACAACATTCGGTACTACATCCTGCCAGATAGCTTGCCGCTGGAGACGTTGTTGATTGACGATGCCCCCAAGACCAGGGCAAAGAAGCGAGAGGCAAACCGTGGTGGACAGCGTGGACGCGGCAGAGGAACTCGGG GCGGCGGCCGTGGTGGTGGTCCCCGAGGAGGGCGCGGCGGCGGTCCTCGAGGTCGAGGTAGACGTTAA
- the LOC131692464 gene encoding uncharacterized protein LOC131692464, protein MSKPCAIQKQIESSNETITSLRERIRKMERRLDDPELPEERREEVKLEISEIKKLLQTNEEMLHKLHKENSKSFAIAACLFFICFLIYGIYVLLNGA, encoded by the exons ATGTCCAAACCATGTGCGATCCAGAAACAG ATTGAAAGTTCCAACGAAACGATAACGAGCCTTCGCGAAAGGATTCGCAAAATGGAACGGCGACTAGATGACCCAGAACTACCGGAAGAACGTCGCGAAGAGGTAAAACTAGAAATCAGCGAAATCAAAAAGCTACTACAGACAAACGAGGAAATGCTTCACAAATTGCACAAGGAAAATTCGAAATCATTCGCAATTgctgcttgtttattttttatttgcttcCTGATTTACGGAATCTATGTGCTTCTCAATGGTGCCTGA